In Eulemur rufifrons isolate Redbay chromosome 29, OSU_ERuf_1, whole genome shotgun sequence, one DNA window encodes the following:
- the ZNF800 gene encoding zinc finger protein 800 encodes MPLRDKYCQTDHHHHGCCEPVYILEPGDPPLLQQPLQTSKSGIQQIIECFRSGTKQLKHILLKDVDTIFECKLCRSLFRGLPNLITHKKFYCPPSLQMDDNLPDANDKQSQAINDLLEAIYPSVDKREYIIKLEPIETNQNAVFQYISRTDNPAEVTESSSTPEQTEVQIQETSTEQSKIAPVTDTEVETVEPPPVEIVADEVVPASDEQPQESQADLETSDNSDFGHQLICCLCRKEFNSRRGVRRHIRKVHKKKMEELKKYIETRKNTNQSSKGRSKNVLVPLSRSCPVCCKSFATKANVRRHFDEVHRGLRRDSITPDIATKPGQPLFLDSISPKKSFKTRKQKSSSKAEYNLTACKCLLCKRKYSSQIMLKRHMQIVHKITLSGTNSKREKGPNNTANSSEIKVKVEPADSVESSPPSITHSPQNELKGTNHSNEKKNTPAAQKNKVKQDSESPKSTNLSAAGGQQKTRKPKLSAGFDFKQLYCKLCKRQFTSKQNLTKHIELHTDGNNIYVKFYKCPLCTYETRRKRDVIRHITVVHKKSSRYLGKITASLEIRAIKKPIDFVLNKVAKRGPSRDEAKHSDSKHDGTSNSPSKKYEVADVGIEVKVTKNFSLHRCNKCGKAFAKKTYLEHHKKTHKANASNSPEGNKTKGRSTRSKALV; translated from the exons GAACTAAACaacttaaacatattttattaaaagatgtGGACACTATTTTTGAATGTAAATTATGCCGCAGTCTCTTCAGAGGATTACCAAATTTAATTACCCATAAAAAATTCTACTGCCCACCAAGTCTCCAGATGGATGACA ACCTTCCTGATGCAAATGATAAGCAAAGCCAAGCCATAAATGATCTCCTAGAAGCCATATATCCAAGTGTGGACAAGCGAGAATATATTATTAAGCTAGAACCTATAGAAACTAATCAAAATGCAGTGTTTCAATATATTTCAAGGACTGATAATCCTGCTGAAGTCACAGAGTCAAGCAGTACTCCTGAACAAACCGAAGTTCAAATACAGGAAACTAGCACTGAACAGTCTAAAATAGCACCAGTTACAGATACAGAGGTGGAAACTGTAGAGCCCCCTCCTGTTGAGATTGTTGCAGATGAAGTTGTACCTGCATCTGATGAACAACCTCAGGAATCACAGGCTGACTTGGAAACTTCTGACAATTCTGATTTTGGTCACCAGTTGATATGTTGTCTTTGTAGAAAAGAATTCAATTCTAGACGAGGTGTTCGTCGTCACATTCGAAAAGTCCACAAGAAAAAGATGGAAGAACTAAAAAAGTACATCGAAACACGAAAGAATACAAACCAGTCCTCTAAAGGACGCAGTAAGAATGTTCTAGTTCCATTAAGTAGGAGTTGTCCTGTATGTTGTAAATCATTTGCTACAAAAGCGAATGTAAGGAGGCATTTTGATGAAGTTCATAGAGGACTAAGGAGGGATTCAATTACTCCTGATATAGCAACAAAGCCTGGGCAACCTTTGTTCCTGGATTCTATTTCTcctaaaaaatcttttaagactCGAAAACAAAAGTCGTCTTCAAAGGCTGAATACAATTTAACTGCATGCAAATGCCTCCTTTGCAAGAGGAAATATAGTTCACAAATAATGCTTAAAAGGCATATGCAAATTGTCCACAAGATAACTCTTTCTGGAACAAACTCTAAAAGAGAGAAAGGCCCTAATAATACTGCCAACAGttcagaaataaaagttaaagttGAACCAGCAGATTCTGTAGAATCTTCACCCCCTTCCATTACCCATTCTCCACAGAATGAATTAAAGGGAACAAatcattcaaatgaaaaaaagaacacaccggcagcacagaaaaataaagttaaacaaGACTCTGAAAGCCCTAAATCAACTAATCTGTCAGCTGCAGGTGGCCAGCAAAAAACCAGGAAACCAAAACTTTCAGCTGGCTTTGACTTTAAGCAACTTTACTGTAAACTTTGTAAACGTCAGTTTACTTCCAAACAGAACTTGACTAAACACATTGAGTTGCACACAGatggaaataacatttatgtTAAATTCTACAAGTGTCCTCTTTGCACTTATGAAACTCGTCGGAAGCGCGATGTGATACGACATATAACTGTGGTTCATAAAAAGTCATCTCGCTATCTTGGGAAAATAACAGCCAGTTTAGAGATCAGAGCTATAAAAAAGCCGATTGATTTTGTTCTAAATAAAGTGGCAAAAAGAGGCCCTTCGAGAGACGAAGCAAAACATAGTGATTCAAAACATGATGGCACTTCTAACTCTCCTAGTAAAAAGTATGAAGTAGCTGACGTCGGTATTGAAGTAAAAGTCACAAAAAACTTTTCTCTTCACAGATGCAATAAATGTGGAAAGGCATTTGCCAAAAAGACTTATCTTGAACATCATAAGAAAACTCATAAGGCAAATGCTTCCAATTCACCTGAAGGAAACAAAACCAAAGGCCGAAGTACAAGATCTAAGGCTCTTGTCTG